Proteins encoded in a region of the Tribolium castaneum strain GA2 chromosome 7, icTriCast1.1, whole genome shotgun sequence genome:
- the LOC656395 gene encoding acyl-CoA Delta(11) desaturase isoform X1: protein MAPNSLSKSEYLGEPVQIISKPNVEYSIETQNKYNLPHNRWQIVWRNVLIFAYLHYAAFYGLYYMLTLAQWKSIIWGYAVILFASIGVTGGAHRLWAHRSYKAKLPLRIYLAFWQTVALQNHIYEWVRDHRVHHKFTDTDADPHNSNQGFFFSHMGWLMLKKHKDVFIKGKTIDLSDVAADPVVQFQKKYYLILAPILTFVFPAIVPWYFWNENPIVCYYSLAILRYILNLHGAWLVNSAAHIWGYKPFDKNINATDNISVAIIAFGEGWHNYHHVFPWDYKAAELGNYRMNFTTAFLDLMARIGQAYDLKTVSVEMINKRRKRTGDGTGVVDPLVENKEDHRHEDTVWGWGDKDMNQDEMNLVEIYNPSSKEL from the exons ATGGCTCCAAATTCGCTCAGCAAATCGGAATATTTGGGAGAACCAGTCCAAATTATTAGTAAACCAAATGTTGAATACAGTATAGaaactcaaaataaatacaatttgcCTCACAATAGATGGCAAATAGTTTGGAGAAACGTCTTAATATTTGCATATCTTCATTATGCAGCTTTTTACGGCTTATATTACATGCTCACTTTAGCTCAATGGAAAAGTATCATTTGGG GATATGCTGTTATCCTATTTGCAAGTATTGGAGTAACCGGAGGAGCACATAGGTTATGGGCCCACCGTTCGTATAAAGCAAAACTCCCATTACGAATTTATTTAGCTTTTTGGCAGACTGTTGCTTTACAAAATCACATCTATGAATGGGTGCGAGATCACCGAGTGCATCACAAATTTACAGACACAGATGCTGATCCTCATAATTCTAATCAAGGATTCTTTTTCTCACATATGGGTTGGCTGAtgctcaaaaaacacaaagatgtttttattaaaggcAAAACTATTGATCTGAGTGATGTAGCAGCTGATCCAGTTGTCcagtttcaaaaaaa ATATTATTTAATCTTGGCTCCGATTCTAACGTTTGTTTTTCCTGCAATTGTTCCTTGGTACTTCTGGAACGAAAATCCAATAGTGTGCTATTATTCTTTAGCAATTTTGAGGTACATTTTAAATCTTCATGGGGCTTGGTTGGTAAATAGCGCAGCTCATATCTGGGGCTACAAACCGTTCGACAa gaaCATAAATGCTACAGACAATATAAGCGTCGCTATTATCGCTTTCGGTGAAGGATGGCACAATTACCACCACGTTTTTCCTTGGGATTACAAAGCTGCAGAATTAGGAAACTACAGGATGAATTTTACTACGGCTTTTCTTGATCTGATGGCAAGAATTGGACAGGCTTATGACTTGAAAACAGTGTCCGTTGAAATGATCAACAAGAGAAGGAAAAGAACTGGTGATGGTACCGGTGTAGTTGATCCTTTGGTGGAAAATAAAGAAGACCATCGCCATGAAGACACTGTTTGGGGATGGGGTGACAAAGATATGAACCAAGATGAAATGAATTTGGTTGAAATTTATAATCCAAGTAGCAAAGAACTGTAA
- the LOC656395 gene encoding acyl-CoA Delta(11) desaturase (The RefSeq protein has 1 substitution compared to this genomic sequence), whose product MAPNSLSKSEYLGEPVQIISKPNVEYSIETQNKYNLPHNRWQIVWRNVLIFAYLHYAAFYGLYYMLTLAQWKSIIWGYAVILFASIGVTGGAHRLWAHRSYKAKLPLRIYLAFWQTVALQNHIYEWVRDHRVHHKFTDTDADPHNSNQGFFFSHMGWLMLKKHKDVFIKGKTIDLSDVAADPVVQFQKKYYLILAPILTFVFPAIVPWYFWNENPIVCYYSLAILRYILNLHGAWLVNSAAHIWGYKPFDKNINATDNISVAIIAFGEGWHNYHHVFPWDYKAAELGNYRMNFTTAFLDLMARIGQAYDLKTVSVEMINKRRKRTGDGTGVVDPLVENKEDHRHEDTVWGWGDKDMNQDEMNLVEIYNPSSKEP is encoded by the exons ATGGCTCCAAATTCGCTCAGCAAATCGGAATATTTGGGAGAACCAGTCCAAATTATTAGTAAACCAAATGTTGAATACAGTATAGaaactcaaaataaatacaatttgcCTCACAATAGATGGCAAATAGTTTGGAGAAACGTCTTAATATTTGCATATCTTCATTATGCAGCTTTTTACGGCTTATATTACATGCTCACTTTAGCTCAATGGAAAAGTATCATTTGGG GATATGCTGTTATCCTATTTGCAAGTATTGGAGTAACCGGAGGAGCACATAGGTTATGGGCCCACCGTTCGTATAAAGCAAAACTCCCATTACGAATTTATTTAGCTTTTTGGCAGACTGTTGCTTTACAAAATCACATCTATGAATGGGTGCGAGATCACCGAGTGCATCACAAATTTACAGACACAGATGCTGATCCTCATAATTCTAATCAAGGATTCTTTTTCTCACATATGGGTTGGCTGAtgctcaaaaaacacaaagatgtttttattaaaggcAAAACTATTGATCTGAGTGATGTAGCAGCTGATCCAGTTGTCcagtttcaaaaaaa ATATTATTTAATCTTGGCTCCGATTCTAACGTTTGTTTTTCCTGCAATTGTTCCTTGGTACTTCTGGAACGAAAATCCAATAGTGTGCTATTATTCTTTAGCAATTTTGAGGTACATTTTAAATCTTCATGGGGCTTGGTTGGTAAATAGCGCAGCTCATATCTGGGGCTACAAACCGTTCGACAa gaaCATAAATGCTACAGACAATATAAGCGTCGCTATTATCGCTTTCGGTGAAGGATGGCACAATTACCACCACGTTTTTCCTTGGGATTACAAAGCTGCAGAATTAGGAAACTACAGGATGAATTTTACTACGGCTTTTCTTGATCTGATGGCAAGAATTGGACAGGCTTATGACTTGAAAACAGTGTCCGTTGAAATGATCAACAAGAGAAGGAAAAGAACTGGTGATGGTACCGGTGTAGTTGATCCTTTGGTGGAAAATAAAGAAGACCATCGCCATGAAGACACTGTTTGGGGATGGGGTGACAAAGATATGAACCAAGATGAAATGAATTTGGTTGAAATTTATAATCCAAGTAGCAAAGAACTGTAA